The DNA sequence TTGGAGTAGCGTGCCTCGGGATTCGCGGCGAGCGCCTGGCGGAGCTGCTCCGAGCGCGAGAAGCGCCCGCGCATCGGGAAGTCCTTCCGGAGGGGATAGCCTTCCTTGTACTGCTCCCACATGAGGATGCGGCGCAGGTCGGGATGGCCCGTGAACTCGATGCCGAACATGTCGTAGCACTCCCGCTCCATCCAATCCGCGGCCTTCCACACGCCCCACACGCTGGGCACGGCGAGCGGCGTCTTGCCGTCCTTCGGCAACTCCGCCTTGAGACGCAGGAAGCGGCGGAACTTGAGCGAGCGGATGTGCCAGACGACTTCGATGGCCCGCATCGCGTCGCGGTACTCGACGGCGGTCACGTCGACGAGC is a window from the Pseudogemmatithrix spongiicola genome containing:
- a CDS encoding NADH-quinone oxidoreductase subunit C, with amino-acid sequence MSKHSTPSFTVVRPGNPGEQPTTPTGIAHRGGAMNPSVEALRARFGSAIGRAEVVWGDSTVYVDRAKVAEIAAWLQGDPDQSYEMLVDVTAVEYRDAMRAIEVVWHIRSLKFRRFLRLKAELPKDGKTPLAVPSVWGVWKAADWMERECYDMFGIEFTGHPDLRRILMWEQYKEGYPLRKDFPMRGRFSRSEQLRQALAANPEARYSKEELSIADAFEDLPLDMRRRLGGGAQTGE